Proteins from one Parasteatoda tepidariorum isolate YZ-2023 chromosome 4, CAS_Ptep_4.0, whole genome shotgun sequence genomic window:
- the LOC107437858 gene encoding glyceraldehyde-3-phosphate dehydrogenase 1 isoform X2: MAKVGINGFGRIGRLVLRAALSKGVNVVAVNDPFIDVKYMVYMFKYDSTHGRYKGDVHEEGGMLVVDGHKIHVFQEMKPSSIPWGKVGADYVVESTGVFTTLEKANTHIEGGAKKVIISAPSADAPMFVMGVNHESYDSAMNIVSNASCTTNCLAPLAKVVNDNFGIVEGLMTTVHAITATQKTVDGPSAKLWRDGRGAAQNIIPASTGAAKAVGKVIPELNGKLTGMAFRVPTPDVSVVDLTCRLSKEATYDQIKAAIKAASESDNWKGILGYTEDEVVSSDFIGDTHSSIFDAKAGISLNNNFVKLVSWYDNEYGYSNRVIDLIKYMKSRDG, encoded by the exons ATGGCCAAAGTTGGAATCAATGG GTTTGGCAGAATCGGACGTTTGGTACTCCGTGCCGCTCTTTCTAAGGGAGTGAATGTTGTTGCTGTGAATGATCCTTTCATTGATGTTAAATACATG gtctatatgtttaaatatgattCTACTCATGGTCGTTACAAGGGAGATGTCCATGAGGAAGGTGGAATGTTGGTTGTTGATGGACACAAGATCCATGTCTTCCAAGA aatgaagCCCAGCAGTATTCCATGGGGTAAAGTTGGTGCTGACTATGTCGTAGAATCAACTGGAGTTTTTACAACTCTTGAAAAAGCAAAT ACCCACATTGAGGGTGGAGCAAAGAAAGTAATCATTTCTGCACCATCTGCTGATGCTCCTATGTTTGTAATGGGTGTGAACCACGAATCCTATGACAGCGCCATGAACATTGTCAGCAATGCATCTTGCACAACTAACTGCCTTGCACCTTTGGCCAAAGTAGTCAACGATAACTTTGGAATTGTGGAGGGTTTAATG accaCTGTCCATGCCATTACAGCTACTCAAAAAACTGTAGATGGGCCAAGTGCCAag CTGTGGCGTGATGGCAGAGGAGCAGCTCAAAACATTATCCCAGCTTCAACTGGTGCTGCCAAAGCTGTAGGAAAAGTTATTCCAGAATTAAATGG caagCTGACTGGAATGGCCTTCCGTGTTCCAACACCCGATGTGTCTGTTGTTGATCTTACTTGCAGGCTATCTAAAGAAGCAACATATGACCAAATCAAAGCTGCTATTAAGGCTGCATCTGAAAGTGACAACTGGAAAGGCATCCTAGGATACACTGAAGATGAG GTTGTTTCATCAGATTTCATTGGAGATACTCACAGCAGCATTTTTGATGCCAAGGCTGGCATTTCATTGAACAACAACTTCGTAAAACTTGTGTCTTG
- the LOC107437858 gene encoding glyceraldehyde-3-phosphate dehydrogenase 1 isoform X1 — protein sequence MSGPKSKENMAKVGINGFGRIGRLVLRAALSKGVNVVAVNDPFIDVKYMVYMFKYDSTHGRYKGDVHEEGGMLVVDGHKIHVFQEMKPSSIPWGKVGADYVVESTGVFTTLEKANTHIEGGAKKVIISAPSADAPMFVMGVNHESYDSAMNIVSNASCTTNCLAPLAKVVNDNFGIVEGLMTTVHAITATQKTVDGPSAKLWRDGRGAAQNIIPASTGAAKAVGKVIPELNGKLTGMAFRVPTPDVSVVDLTCRLSKEATYDQIKAAIKAASESDNWKGILGYTEDEVVSSDFIGDTHSSIFDAKAGISLNNNFVKLVSWYDNEYGYSNRVIDLIKYMKSRDG from the exons ATGTCAGGCCCaaa ATCAAAAGAAAACATGGCCAAAGTTGGAATCAATGG GTTTGGCAGAATCGGACGTTTGGTACTCCGTGCCGCTCTTTCTAAGGGAGTGAATGTTGTTGCTGTGAATGATCCTTTCATTGATGTTAAATACATG gtctatatgtttaaatatgattCTACTCATGGTCGTTACAAGGGAGATGTCCATGAGGAAGGTGGAATGTTGGTTGTTGATGGACACAAGATCCATGTCTTCCAAGA aatgaagCCCAGCAGTATTCCATGGGGTAAAGTTGGTGCTGACTATGTCGTAGAATCAACTGGAGTTTTTACAACTCTTGAAAAAGCAAAT ACCCACATTGAGGGTGGAGCAAAGAAAGTAATCATTTCTGCACCATCTGCTGATGCTCCTATGTTTGTAATGGGTGTGAACCACGAATCCTATGACAGCGCCATGAACATTGTCAGCAATGCATCTTGCACAACTAACTGCCTTGCACCTTTGGCCAAAGTAGTCAACGATAACTTTGGAATTGTGGAGGGTTTAATG accaCTGTCCATGCCATTACAGCTACTCAAAAAACTGTAGATGGGCCAAGTGCCAag CTGTGGCGTGATGGCAGAGGAGCAGCTCAAAACATTATCCCAGCTTCAACTGGTGCTGCCAAAGCTGTAGGAAAAGTTATTCCAGAATTAAATGG caagCTGACTGGAATGGCCTTCCGTGTTCCAACACCCGATGTGTCTGTTGTTGATCTTACTTGCAGGCTATCTAAAGAAGCAACATATGACCAAATCAAAGCTGCTATTAAGGCTGCATCTGAAAGTGACAACTGGAAAGGCATCCTAGGATACACTGAAGATGAG GTTGTTTCATCAGATTTCATTGGAGATACTCACAGCAGCATTTTTGATGCCAAGGCTGGCATTTCATTGAACAACAACTTCGTAAAACTTGTGTCTTG